The Microbulbifer sp. YPW1 genome contains a region encoding:
- the trxA gene encoding thioredoxin TrxA, which translates to MSANIVNVTDAEFEAEVLKADGPVLVDFWAQWCGPCKMIAPVLEDLAGHYGEQLKIVKVDVDANKEAAAKYNVRGIPTLLLFKGGNVEGTKVGALSRAQLTEFIDSQI; encoded by the coding sequence ATGAGCGCGAACATCGTCAACGTAACCGATGCAGAATTTGAAGCCGAAGTACTGAAGGCGGATGGCCCGGTACTGGTAGACTTCTGGGCACAATGGTGTGGCCCCTGCAAGATGATCGCCCCGGTACTGGAAGATCTGGCAGGCCACTACGGTGAGCAGCTGAAAATCGTCAAAGTGGACGTAGATGCCAACAAGGAAGCCGCCGCCAAGTACAACGTGCGCGGTATCCCCACCCTGTTGCTGTTCAAGGGCGGCAATGTGGAAGGCACCAAGGTAGGTGCGCTGTCCCGTGCACAGCTGACCGAGTTTATCGACAGCCAGATCTGA
- the hemW gene encoding radical SAM family heme chaperone HemW, translated as MPLNPDSPQLSLPPLSLYVHIPWCVRKCPYCDFNSHEVSAGTGEHVAIRHSLDSEQTDSQLPEADYVDQLERDLRSQLGWIQGRKLGSIFFGGGTPSLFSPLAIERILNLAESLVGFESDIEITLEANPGTFEQAKFAGYRRAGVNRLSIGVQSFDPLQLQNLGRIHSGPEAETAATQARAAGFDNINIDLMHGLPGQGEIDALRDLERAVELGAEHISWYQLTIEPNTAFYSAPPVTPGSEQIAAIQRAGRAYLAGEGYGRYEVSAYARSGLASRHNLNYWSFADYIGIGAGAHGKFTLPESGRIIRTQRTRTPRDYLALGCHVGEGGVQFPLPKTTDVTEAERPLEFLMNTLRLASGVPAGTFPAYTGLPLSVLEGQWTRLQAMELVEPLGPSIATSEFGYDYVDEILQRFLPED; from the coding sequence ATGCCATTGAATCCCGATTCCCCGCAACTGTCACTGCCGCCCCTCAGCCTGTATGTGCATATCCCGTGGTGTGTGCGCAAATGCCCCTATTGTGATTTCAATTCTCATGAAGTCTCCGCGGGCACAGGCGAGCATGTCGCCATCCGCCACTCTTTGGATAGCGAGCAGACCGATTCCCAGCTGCCGGAAGCAGATTATGTGGACCAGCTGGAGCGGGACCTGCGCAGCCAGCTGGGTTGGATTCAGGGGCGCAAGCTGGGATCCATCTTCTTTGGCGGCGGTACCCCGAGCCTGTTCTCGCCGCTGGCCATCGAGCGTATCCTGAACCTGGCAGAATCCCTGGTGGGCTTCGAGTCCGATATCGAAATCACCCTCGAGGCCAATCCGGGCACTTTTGAGCAGGCAAAGTTCGCCGGCTACCGCCGCGCCGGGGTCAACCGGTTGTCCATCGGTGTGCAGAGCTTTGATCCCCTGCAATTGCAGAATCTGGGTCGCATCCACAGCGGCCCCGAGGCGGAGACCGCGGCCACCCAGGCCCGTGCGGCGGGCTTCGACAATATCAACATCGACCTGATGCACGGCCTGCCCGGACAGGGCGAAATCGATGCCCTGCGGGATCTTGAGCGCGCGGTGGAATTGGGGGCGGAGCACATCTCCTGGTATCAGCTCACCATCGAGCCCAATACCGCGTTCTACTCCGCGCCGCCGGTTACGCCGGGCTCGGAGCAGATCGCGGCCATCCAGCGGGCCGGGCGGGCGTATCTGGCCGGGGAGGGCTATGGCCGCTACGAGGTATCCGCATACGCGCGCAGCGGTCTCGCCTCCCGCCACAACCTCAACTACTGGTCGTTTGCCGACTATATCGGCATCGGCGCCGGCGCCCACGGCAAGTTCACCCTGCCGGAGAGTGGCCGCATCATTCGCACCCAGCGCACACGCACCCCGCGGGATTACCTGGCGCTCGGCTGCCATGTGGGGGAGGGCGGCGTGCAATTCCCGCTGCCCAAGACCACCGATGTGACCGAGGCCGAGCGGCCGCTGGAGTTTTTGATGAATACCCTGCGGCTGGCGTCCGGCGTGCCGGCAGGGACCTTCCCTGCCTACACCGGGCTTCCGCTGTCGGTACTCGAGGGACAGTGGACGCGATTGCAGGCCATGGAGCTGGTGGAGCCCCTGGGGCCGAGTATCGCCACCAGCGAATTTGGCTATGACTATGTGGACGAGATCTTGCAGCGGTTCCTGCCCGAGGATTGA
- the rdgB gene encoding RdgB/HAM1 family non-canonical purine NTP pyrophosphatase has translation MDKIVLASGNAGKLKEFSQLFAGWQIAVLPQSDFLQQEAEETGLSFIENALIKARHASRASGLPALADDSGLAVDALGGAPGIYSARYAGAGASDADNNQKLLDALQAVPSEQRIASFHCALAFVRTPEDPVPLVCTARWQGLILNHTAGDQGFGYDPLFYVPSEKLTSAQLPREVKNRLSHRAQAVKKFEKLWHEEMVLPEQRRNADVGKKLI, from the coding sequence ATGGATAAAATCGTTCTCGCCAGTGGCAACGCCGGCAAGCTCAAGGAATTCTCCCAGTTATTTGCCGGCTGGCAGATTGCGGTGTTGCCACAATCGGATTTTCTGCAGCAGGAAGCGGAAGAAACCGGTCTCAGTTTTATTGAAAACGCGCTGATCAAGGCGCGTCACGCCAGTCGCGCCAGCGGCCTGCCGGCACTGGCAGATGATTCCGGCCTGGCGGTGGATGCGCTTGGCGGTGCGCCTGGCATTTACTCCGCGCGCTATGCCGGCGCCGGTGCCAGCGACGCCGACAACAACCAAAAGCTGCTGGACGCGCTGCAAGCCGTACCCAGCGAGCAGCGTATTGCAAGCTTCCACTGCGCTCTGGCGTTTGTGCGCACCCCGGAAGATCCGGTGCCGCTGGTGTGCACCGCGCGCTGGCAGGGGCTGATACTGAATCACACCGCCGGCGACCAGGGGTTCGGCTACGATCCGCTGTTTTACGTTCCTTCGGAAAAACTCACCTCGGCACAGTTGCCGCGGGAAGTGAAAAACCGCCTCAGCCATCGCGCCCAGGCGGTGAAGAAGTTTGAAAAGCTGTGGCACGAGGAAATGGTGCTGCCGGAACAACGCCGGAATGCCGATGTGGGCAAGAAGCTGATCTGA
- a CDS encoding DUF4426 domain-containing protein, with protein MKRLYAAFFSIALLLWAAAAAAQGAKTIENHQDFGDYRVTYSVFNSDFIPPDIARQYNLVRARDRAFVNISVSKKGDLKGMSAGISGNATNLIQQSRPLEFKEIREQDAVYYLAPLRFEHEESLTFNIDLVMPDGSSQQLTFRRQLHKD; from the coding sequence GTGAAACGTCTGTATGCTGCATTTTTTTCCATAGCCTTGTTGCTGTGGGCCGCTGCGGCCGCCGCCCAGGGCGCGAAGACCATTGAAAACCACCAGGATTTTGGCGATTACCGGGTAACCTACTCGGTATTTAACAGCGACTTTATCCCCCCGGATATTGCCCGCCAGTACAATCTGGTGCGCGCACGGGACCGCGCTTTCGTGAATATTTCCGTGAGCAAGAAGGGGGATCTCAAGGGCATGAGTGCAGGGATCTCCGGGAATGCGACCAACCTGATCCAGCAGTCTCGCCCGCTGGAGTTCAAAGAAATCCGCGAGCAGGATGCGGTCTATTACCTGGCACCGCTGCGCTTTGAACACGAAGAGAGTCTCACCTTCAATATCGACCTGGTCATGCCAGATGGCAGTTCGCAACAGCTCACCTTCCGTCGTCAGCTGCACAAGGACTGA
- the metW gene encoding methionine biosynthesis protein MetW, which produces MRKDLDIIHNWVASNTRVLDLGCGDGALLERLAKEKQVSGYGLEIDPGQIQKCVERGVNVVEQNLDNGLKNFADHSFDTVVMTQALQTLRFPHLVVEEMLRVGRECIITFPNFGQWKARWHLAVSGRMPVSDLLPYEWYDTPNIHFCTFKDFEVLCREHSWKILHRQVVSESPVSGVLKDFLPNLFGETAIYHLTR; this is translated from the coding sequence ATGCGTAAGGACCTGGATATTATTCACAACTGGGTTGCCTCCAATACGCGGGTGCTGGACCTCGGCTGTGGTGATGGTGCCTTGCTGGAGCGGCTGGCGAAGGAAAAGCAGGTGAGCGGTTACGGCCTGGAAATCGATCCCGGCCAGATCCAGAAGTGTGTCGAGCGCGGGGTCAATGTGGTGGAGCAGAACCTCGACAACGGGCTGAAAAACTTTGCCGACCACAGTTTTGATACGGTGGTAATGACCCAGGCCCTGCAGACCCTGCGTTTTCCGCATCTGGTAGTGGAAGAAATGTTGCGCGTGGGTCGCGAGTGCATCATTACCTTCCCCAACTTCGGGCAGTGGAAGGCGCGCTGGCACCTGGCGGTATCCGGGCGTATGCCGGTTTCCGATTTATTACCATACGAATGGTACGACACGCCCAATATTCACTTTTGTACTTTCAAGGACTTCGAGGTGCTGTGCAGAGAGCACAGCTGGAAAATCCTGCACCGTCAGGTAGTCTCAGAGTCCCCTGTTTCCGGGGTGTTGAAGGATTTTTTACCGAATCTCTTTGGAGAGACGGCGATTTACCATCTGACTCGCTAA
- a CDS encoding homoserine O-acetyltransferase, with translation MRKILTTEAQSPSSPKPTGLPANSVGIVEPQSHTFPGPFKLACGRVLDEYTLVYETYGTLNADKSNGVLICHALSGHHHAAGYHSENDKRPGWWDHYIGPGKPIDTNKFFVVALNNLGGCHGSTGPASINPETGKPWGPDFPPLRARDWVHSQAQLADHLGIHQWAAVVGGSLGGMQAMRWSLEYPERLRHCVVIASAMKLSAQNIAFNETARQAITSDPDFRDGRYLEADTLPRDGLAVARMIGHITYLSDDGLGKKFGRELRSGTFQQGVEELVEFQVQSYLRYQGDTFSSSFDPNTYILMTRALDYFDLAREYEDDPVKAFSNARCKFLLVSFTSDWRFAPERSREIADALMHANIPVSYAEVESPMGHDAFLLPNERYENLFAAYMNNVAREHGAANVGEVSA, from the coding sequence ATGCGAAAGATTTTGACCACGGAAGCGCAATCTCCCAGTTCTCCGAAGCCGACAGGCCTGCCCGCGAATTCTGTCGGCATTGTCGAGCCCCAGAGCCACACTTTTCCCGGGCCGTTCAAGCTGGCCTGTGGCCGTGTGCTGGATGAGTACACCCTGGTGTACGAAACCTACGGCACCCTGAACGCCGATAAAAGTAACGGCGTACTGATCTGTCACGCGCTCTCGGGGCACCATCACGCCGCCGGTTACCACAGCGAAAATGACAAGCGGCCGGGCTGGTGGGATCACTACATCGGTCCTGGCAAGCCCATCGATACCAACAAATTCTTCGTGGTTGCGCTGAACAATCTGGGTGGATGCCACGGCTCCACCGGCCCAGCCTCGATCAATCCCGAGACCGGCAAACCCTGGGGGCCGGACTTCCCGCCACTGCGGGCGCGGGACTGGGTGCACAGCCAGGCGCAACTGGCGGATCACCTCGGTATCCATCAATGGGCCGCCGTGGTGGGGGGCAGCCTCGGCGGGATGCAGGCCATGCGCTGGTCGCTCGAATATCCCGAGCGACTGCGCCACTGTGTAGTTATTGCATCTGCGATGAAATTGTCTGCGCAAAACATCGCGTTCAACGAGACCGCCCGTCAGGCGATTACCTCCGATCCGGATTTCCGCGACGGGCGTTACCTGGAAGCGGACACCCTGCCGCGAGATGGTCTCGCGGTGGCGCGGATGATCGGGCACATCACCTACCTGTCTGACGACGGCCTGGGCAAGAAATTTGGCCGCGAGCTGCGCTCCGGTACTTTCCAGCAGGGTGTGGAAGAGCTGGTGGAGTTTCAGGTGCAGAGCTACCTGCGCTATCAGGGGGATACCTTTTCCAGCAGCTTCGATCCCAATACCTATATCCTGATGACGCGCGCGCTGGATTACTTTGACCTGGCGCGGGAATACGAGGACGACCCGGTAAAAGCCTTTTCCAACGCGCGCTGTAAATTCCTGCTGGTATCGTTTACGTCCGACTGGCGCTTTGCCCCGGAGCGTTCGCGGGAAATTGCCGATGCGCTGATGCACGCCAATATTCCGGTGAGCTATGCGGAAGTGGAATCCCCCATGGGGCACGATGCCTTCCTGTTGCCCAACGAGCGTTACGAAAACCTGTTCGCCGCGTATATGAACAATGTCGCCCGCGAACACGGCGCTGCCAATGTAGGGGAGGTGTCGGCATGA
- a CDS encoding dynamin family protein, whose product MEDATLRQHIADYDQWKRGLDGQLDAFSHWLEDHFPNSAGARQVVQQARQLLVEDQFTVALVGEFSRGKTELINAMLSHTYGKRLLPSRPGRTTMCPTEIFCDGSEQASVRLLPIETLATNTSLESFRRIPQKWVNHTFDPEDAEATREALMKVAATKAVTPEEAARYGFDRRHLDGNGNLVQIPAWRYALISLPHPLLAQGLRIIDTPGLNALGNEPELTLSTLPGAQAVAFLLSADAGVSGTDLNMWETHLVPLRDHRGTAVMALLNKIDVLWDDPDEDTDHMLRKMRDEVSKLLDLPLENVVGVSAKKALLARAERDPVLLKQSCFGDFEKLLVQRLMEHRQKVANHRSLHQALTLMADTRDLLKRRLNSGSATLDHLKRHGATNPDQLEELKQLHQTAKEQHKYCHQELLTLKSSQRMLSRQRASLLAPVSSQQLQQLIDETRKALNERWSPLGLARAIDNFMGGVEHQLSNLEREVDQTNRLVDAIYDRSTLNNIISAEQHFDIAGFRAALRGLHRQAAQLRRSPQLLLARRNRLTERFVATLANEVGRMYSQMISSVDGWLDQVLEPLKQHVQYQKHLLNRHLIKLTELKQKTQTKRTDLRALEEELVRNHSALGSLEDLLKQTQPAPQPVAPAPVATMASNVTPLKSPAIS is encoded by the coding sequence ATGGAAGATGCGACTTTGCGCCAGCACATTGCCGATTACGATCAGTGGAAGAGGGGGCTCGACGGCCAGTTAGATGCGTTCAGCCACTGGCTGGAAGACCACTTCCCCAACTCCGCCGGCGCCCGCCAGGTGGTTCAACAGGCGCGTCAGTTGCTGGTGGAAGACCAGTTCACCGTGGCCCTTGTGGGGGAGTTTTCCCGCGGTAAAACCGAGCTGATCAATGCGATGCTGTCGCATACCTACGGCAAGCGTCTGCTGCCCTCGCGCCCGGGCCGTACCACCATGTGCCCCACGGAAATCTTCTGTGACGGCAGCGAACAGGCTTCGGTACGCCTGCTGCCGATCGAGACCCTGGCCACCAACACCAGCCTGGAAAGCTTCCGTCGCATTCCGCAGAAGTGGGTCAATCACACCTTCGACCCGGAAGACGCCGAAGCCACCCGCGAGGCACTGATGAAAGTCGCCGCCACCAAGGCGGTGACCCCTGAAGAGGCTGCCCGCTACGGTTTTGACCGCCGTCACCTGGACGGCAACGGCAACCTTGTGCAGATTCCCGCGTGGCGCTATGCCCTCATTTCCCTGCCGCACCCGCTGCTGGCCCAGGGGCTGCGCATCATCGACACCCCGGGACTGAATGCTCTGGGCAACGAGCCCGAGCTGACCCTGTCCACCCTGCCGGGCGCGCAGGCGGTCGCTTTCCTGCTCTCCGCCGATGCCGGCGTCAGTGGCACTGACCTGAATATGTGGGAAACCCACCTGGTTCCCCTGCGGGATCACCGCGGCACAGCGGTGATGGCACTGCTCAACAAGATCGATGTGCTGTGGGACGACCCCGACGAAGATACGGATCACATGCTGCGCAAGATGCGCGATGAAGTGAGCAAGCTGCTGGATCTGCCCCTGGAAAACGTGGTCGGCGTATCCGCGAAAAAAGCACTGCTGGCGCGCGCCGAGCGCGATCCGGTCCTGCTGAAGCAGAGCTGTTTCGGGGATTTTGAAAAGCTGCTGGTACAGCGCCTGATGGAGCATCGCCAAAAGGTAGCCAACCACCGCTCCCTGCATCAGGCGCTGACCCTGATGGCCGACACCCGAGACCTGTTGAAGCGCCGCCTGAACAGCGGTAGCGCCACCCTGGATCATCTGAAACGCCACGGTGCCACCAATCCGGATCAGCTCGAGGAGCTCAAGCAGCTGCACCAGACCGCCAAGGAGCAGCACAAGTACTGTCACCAGGAGCTGCTGACGCTCAAGTCCAGTCAGCGCATGCTGTCACGCCAGCGCGCATCCCTGCTCGCTCCGGTTTCCAGCCAGCAGTTGCAGCAACTGATCGATGAAACCCGCAAAGCGCTGAACGAGCGCTGGTCGCCTCTCGGCCTCGCGCGAGCGATCGATAATTTCATGGGTGGCGTGGAGCATCAGCTCTCCAACCTCGAGCGCGAGGTCGATCAGACCAACCGCCTGGTAGACGCGATTTACGATCGTTCCACCCTGAACAACATCATCTCCGCCGAGCAGCATTTTGACATTGCCGGCTTCCGCGCGGCCCTGCGCGGGCTGCACCGTCAGGCAGCGCAGTTGCGCCGCTCTCCCCAGTTGCTGCTGGCCCGCCGCAATCGCCTGACCGAGCGCTTCGTGGCGACACTGGCCAATGAAGTGGGGCGCATGTACAGCCAGATGATTTCTTCCGTGGACGGTTGGCTCGATCAGGTGTTGGAACCGCTCAAGCAGCATGTGCAGTACCAGAAACATCTGCTCAACCGTCACCTGATCAAGCTCACCGAGCTGAAACAGAAAACCCAGACCAAGCGCACCGACTTGCGCGCGCTGGAAGAAGAGCTGGTACGCAACCACAGTGCCCTGGGAAGCCTGGAAGACCTGCTCAAACAGACCCAGCCCGCCCCGCAGCCGGTTGCGCCTGCACCGGTGGCGACCATGGCCAGTAATGTGACGCCATTGAAATCGCCTGCCATTTCTTGA
- a CDS encoding YggT family protein → MVNTFSNIGVFILATIGILFLFAVILRFMLQLGRADFYNPISQGIVKVTNPLLRPLRKIVPGLFGLDMASLVLALLVGWVMILGAGFLAGAGLLNPLSALLWSLLGVLMTLIAILFVGMLVSIVVSWVAPQSSHPALMLLRQLLEPIYAPVRKIIPPLGVIDISPIFVFILLTVADKLLVGFAQSAHMPQLVYNLFWHIPF, encoded by the coding sequence ATGGTCAACACCTTCAGCAATATCGGCGTTTTCATTCTCGCCACTATCGGCATTCTGTTTCTGTTTGCGGTCATCCTGCGCTTTATGCTGCAGCTGGGACGCGCCGACTTTTACAACCCGATCTCCCAGGGCATCGTCAAGGTCACCAACCCGCTGTTGCGCCCGCTGCGCAAAATCGTGCCCGGCCTGTTCGGCCTGGATATGGCATCCCTGGTGCTCGCCCTGCTGGTGGGCTGGGTGATGATCCTCGGTGCGGGATTCCTCGCCGGCGCCGGACTGTTGAACCCGCTTAGTGCACTGCTGTGGTCGCTGCTGGGTGTGTTGATGACCCTGATCGCGATCCTGTTTGTCGGTATGCTGGTCTCCATCGTGGTCAGCTGGGTCGCGCCGCAGAGCTCTCATCCCGCGCTGATGTTGCTGCGCCAGCTGCTGGAGCCGATCTACGCTCCGGTGCGCAAGATCATCCCGCCGTTGGGTGTGATCGACATCAGCCCGATCTTTGTCTTCATCCTGCTGACCGTGGCCGACAAGCTGCTGGTGGGCTTCGCGCAGAGCGCGCATATGCCGCAGCTGGTATACAACCTCTTCTGGCACATCCCATTTTGA
- the proC gene encoding pyrroline-5-carboxylate reductase, which translates to MSDQKMVFIGGAGNMAGAVIGGMVASGYPADKIVATGRNAEKLKQFCQRTGVHGSTDNLAAIADADVIVLSVKPQVMKEMCESIADIVSARKPLVITLAAGIPLAAYQRWLGAGVPIVRAMPNTPALVGTGVTGLYAGDGVTDEHKSVATQMADAVGIALWVAEESGIDQVIAVSGSGPAYYFQFMESMIDAAEKAGMDRADAERLTLQTALGAAKLAVSADVDVAQLKRNVMSPNGTTERAVKRFQEGGLPELVEQAMSDCAARAAEMAKELDN; encoded by the coding sequence ATGTCTGATCAAAAAATGGTCTTTATCGGCGGCGCGGGCAATATGGCCGGTGCGGTGATTGGCGGAATGGTGGCGAGCGGCTATCCCGCAGACAAAATCGTGGCCACCGGCCGCAATGCGGAAAAGCTCAAGCAGTTTTGCCAGCGCACCGGTGTGCATGGCAGTACCGACAACCTGGCCGCGATCGCGGATGCCGATGTGATTGTGCTGTCGGTCAAGCCTCAGGTCATGAAGGAAATGTGCGAGTCTATCGCCGATATAGTGAGTGCTCGCAAACCTCTGGTGATCACCCTGGCGGCGGGTATTCCGCTCGCTGCGTACCAGCGCTGGCTCGGTGCGGGCGTGCCTATCGTGCGCGCAATGCCGAATACACCGGCCCTGGTGGGCACCGGCGTCACCGGCCTGTATGCCGGTGACGGCGTCACCGATGAGCACAAGTCCGTAGCCACACAGATGGCGGATGCGGTGGGCATCGCGCTGTGGGTAGCGGAGGAATCCGGTATCGATCAGGTGATCGCCGTTTCCGGTTCCGGCCCGGCCTACTATTTTCAGTTTATGGAATCCATGATCGATGCGGCGGAGAAGGCCGGCATGGATCGTGCGGACGCTGAACGACTCACCTTGCAAACCGCACTGGGCGCGGCGAAACTTGCGGTGTCTGCCGATGTGGATGTGGCGCAATTAAAGCGCAATGTCATGTCCCCGAACGGCACCACCGAGCGTGCGGTCAAACGCTTTCAGGAGGGCGGCTTGCCGGAACTGGTGGAGCAGGCCATGAGCGATTGCGCTGCGCGTGCGGCGGAAATGGCGAAAGAATTGGATAACTGA
- a CDS encoding YggS family pyridoxal phosphate-dependent enzyme, which produces MRKGSIPENLNSVAERIVTACRSCDRQDNSVTLLAVSKTRPAEDLRAAYAAGQRHFGENYLQEALDKQEALADCDIIWHFIGPLQSNKTRDVAGHFHWMHTVDRLKIARRLSEQRPAEMPPLNVCLQVNIDGEESKSGVSPEKLPELAAAVAALPNLQLRGLMTIPAPRGAAEDQRTPFKQLAALLEDLKRALPDQPLDTLSMGMSGDMEAAIFSGATMVRIGTDIFGARK; this is translated from the coding sequence ATGCGCAAAGGGTCTATCCCCGAAAACCTCAATTCCGTCGCTGAGCGAATCGTCACAGCCTGTCGTAGCTGTGACCGGCAGGACAACTCGGTCACGCTGCTGGCGGTGTCCAAAACCCGACCGGCAGAGGACCTGCGTGCGGCGTATGCCGCAGGACAGCGTCATTTTGGTGAAAACTATCTGCAGGAGGCGCTGGACAAGCAGGAGGCGTTGGCGGATTGCGACATCATCTGGCACTTCATTGGTCCGCTGCAGTCCAACAAGACCCGCGATGTGGCGGGGCATTTTCACTGGATGCATACGGTGGACCGGCTGAAAATTGCACGCCGCCTGTCGGAGCAGCGCCCGGCCGAGATGCCGCCGCTGAATGTCTGCCTGCAGGTGAATATCGACGGTGAGGAGAGTAAGTCCGGCGTCAGTCCGGAAAAGCTGCCGGAGCTGGCAGCCGCAGTGGCGGCGTTACCCAACCTGCAGTTGCGCGGCCTGATGACAATTCCCGCTCCCCGCGGCGCTGCGGAGGATCAGCGCACACCATTTAAACAGCTCGCCGCGCTGCTGGAGGATCTCAAGCGCGCGCTGCCCGACCAGCCGTTGGATACCCTGTCCATGGGTATGTCTGGCGATATGGAGGCGGCCATTTTCAGCGGCGCCACGATGGTGCGCATCGGTACCGATATCTTCGGGGCCAGAAAATAG
- a CDS encoding type IV pilus twitching motility protein PilT: MDITELLAFSAKQNASDLHLSAGLPPMIRVDGDVRRINLPPMEHKQVHGLIYEIMNDKQRKDYEEFLETDFSFEVPGVARFRVNAFNHNRGAGAVFRTIPSKVLTMEDLGMGQVFKQISDTPRGLVLVTGPTGSGKSTSLAAMIDYINDNKYEHILTVEDPIEFVHESKKCLVNQREVHRDTHGFSEALRSALREDPDIILVGEMRDLETIRLALTAAETGHLVFGTLHTTSAAKTIDRVVDVFPAEEKAMVRSMLSESLQAVISQTLLKRNGGGRVAAHEIMRGTPAIRNLIREDKIAQMYSAIQTGASVGMQTMDQCLQDLVEKRIISRETAREKAKMPENF; this comes from the coding sequence ATGGACATTACAGAACTCCTCGCCTTCAGCGCCAAGCAGAACGCCTCGGACCTGCACCTCTCCGCCGGCCTGCCACCCATGATCCGGGTCGACGGCGACGTGCGCCGCATCAACCTGCCGCCCATGGAGCACAAGCAGGTACACGGTCTGATCTACGAGATCATGAACGACAAGCAGCGCAAGGACTACGAAGAGTTCCTCGAGACCGACTTCTCCTTCGAAGTCCCCGGCGTGGCCCGCTTCCGTGTGAACGCGTTCAACCACAACCGCGGCGCCGGCGCCGTATTCCGGACCATTCCCTCCAAGGTACTCACCATGGAAGACCTCGGAATGGGCCAGGTGTTCAAACAGATCTCCGACACCCCCCGCGGCCTGGTACTCGTCACCGGTCCTACCGGCTCCGGTAAGTCCACCTCGCTCGCGGCGATGATCGACTACATCAACGACAACAAGTACGAGCACATCCTCACCGTCGAAGACCCGATCGAATTCGTACACGAATCCAAGAAGTGCCTGGTCAACCAGCGGGAAGTCCACCGCGACACCCACGGCTTCTCCGAAGCCCTGCGCTCCGCACTGCGTGAAGACCCCGACATCATCCTCGTGGGTGAGATGCGAGACCTGGAAACCATCCGCCTGGCACTGACCGCCGCGGAAACCGGTCACCTGGTATTCGGCACCCTGCACACAACCTCCGCCGCCAAAACCATCGACCGTGTGGTAGACGTATTCCCGGCGGAGGAAAAAGCCATGGTGCGCTCGATGCTCTCAGAATCCCTGCAGGCAGTAATCTCCCAAACCCTGCTCAAACGCAACGGCGGCGGCCGGGTTGCCGCCCATGAAATCATGCGCGGCACTCCCGCCATCCGGAACCTGATTCGCGAAGACAAGATCGCGCAGATGTACTCCGCCATCCAGACCGGCGCCAGCGTCGGCATGCAGACCATGGACCAGTGTCTGCAGGATCTGGTGGAGAAACGCATCATCAGCCGCGAAACTGCGCGCGAGAAAGCGAAAATGCCGGAAAACTTCTAA